Genomic window (Paraglaciecola psychrophila 170):
GGCCATGCAATTTGTTTATGATGCCATTGAAAATTGTGCATCTAGCAATGCCTCAGTATTTATAACCGGACCCAGTGGAGCCGGTAAGGAATTAGCAGTTGATGCCCTACATAAACTCAGCTCTCGCAAGAACCACCCTCTTATTTGTTTAAATTGTGCTGCTATTCCGAGTGAGTTGATGGAGTCAGAAATTTTCGGCCACATAAAAGGCGCGTTTTCTGGCGCAGTAGCTAATCGAGATGGTGCAGCAACCTTGGCCGACGGTGGCACATTATTTTTAGATGAATTGGGCGAGATGGACATAGGCCTTCAAGCCAAAATATTACGTTTCATACAAACCGGAACCTTTAAAAAAGTAGGCAATAATAAAGAAGAAAAGGTCAATATTCGATTTATCAGTGCCACTAACCGAGAGCCATTTAAAGCGATAGAAGAAGGCCGTCTCAGAGAAGACCTTTATTATCGACTCAATGTTATTTCTATTAATATTCCGCCTTTAAAAGACAGAGAAAACGATGCCTGTCAAATAGCGCAGTATTTCCTGAATCGCTTCAGTGATATTGAGCAAAAAGTGTTTGTCGGTTTGTCGTCGGATGCCGGCACCCTCATTAAAAACTATTCATGGCCAGGTAATGTCAGGCAACTAGAAAACACTATACACAGTGCAGTAGTGATGTCAGAAGACCCGTTATTAACCGAGCAGATATTGGCTAGCCAATTACAGTTAAACCAAACACAAATGGCTGAGTTATTACGTAAGAAAAGCGCAACCGCGGAGCTTGAGTCAATATATCAAGCTTCCAGTAACCCCATCAATCATCTTCAAGACAACAAAATCCATGAAACCAGTGCAGTGCGCAGTTTAGCAGAAGTAGAAAGAGCCGCGATTGAACATGCCATTGCTCTGTGTCACGACAATATTGTTAAAGCGGCCAGTTTACTTGAGGTCAGCCCGTCTACCTTGTATCGCAAAATTCAACAATGGCAAGATTGATAATTTAACCTTTTAGTTTTTGCATCTTGCAAAATTAACCTATCGCAAGATGCAAATTCTTCACACCAGCTCATACCCATATACAATATAAGTAGATATTTCAATATGTTATAAATTCTGATTTTATGGCCTATATCTTGAACACGCTAAGTAGAGTTGTTTGATGAGGCCAAGAAAACGATGTTCACTACTTTACAAGATGAAACTAAACGATTACTCAATAATACCAGTTGGCTCCTTGCTACTGAGATGGTCGCTAAGATTTCGAGAGTGTTAGTAATACTAGCGTTAGCAGCAAACCTAGGCGTTGTAGAGTATGGCACAGTGATGCTCGCACTAGCCTGCCATGAAATATTTAAACTAATATTGCGCTCTGGAGCTGGCGCGCAAATTATTCAATGCACCGAAAAACAGTTACCTATATACGCCAGAAACGGAGCATTGTTGCAGTGGCTGGTGTGTTTATTATTGGCTGCAACACAAGCAGGCCTAGCGTCACCCATAGCTAATTTTTACGACAACCCTGAGCTCATTCCCTTGATAAGCTTAATGGCTATTGTTTATCTGTTTTACCCCTTAGTTAGCATCAAAGTATTCCTTATTCAGCGCCAAGGGAATATGAAATTTTATAGCATACGCAATGCAATGTGCATCGTGGCTGAAAATATTAGCATTGTATTATTTGCCGTTTGGGATTGTGGCATTATATCGATTGTTTATGGCAAATGGGTATTCGCGCTACTTTGGATAGGTTTATTTTACTTCACGCCAGTACAACATTTTGGGCTTGACTTTCAACGGTCTGTTTTTCTTAAACTCACCAAAACATCAGGGCAATTATTATCTACAGAACTGGTAAGGGCACTGCGAATGCAGTCCGATATGTTGATTGGTGCACGTTTGCTAAGCCCCGAATTATTTGGTTTATATAGCTTTGCCAAAAGTGCTGGTGTGGGCCTTAGCCAGTCAATCAATAATGCATTTAATACCGCGCTATATCCTTATCTGTGCGAAAAACACAGAAACAATCAACTCAAAAAACATATCCCGATGGTGTACCTATTTACGAGTTCGGTAAGCATATTATTCTTAATTCAAGCGTTTTTAGTACCGATTTACGTGCCCCTATTGTTCAGCCAAGCCTGGCAACAGAATTATATGATAGTGATGGTGTTATGTTTAGCGGCATTACCCGCAGTATTTATCGACACTCAGTGCAACCTTTTGCGCGCCAAGGCAGAGTATCAAAAGGAACTATACGTTAGGTTATTTTGCTTAATTGTAACTACGGTTGGCTTGCTAGTCGTTCAAGCTGCGAACCCTGAAAATTTTGTTTTAACTATTTTAACGTGCAGCTTTTTGTGGCTGCTAACTTTGATCCCTTGGCACAAATTTGAACATATATTTACATCCCCATTATTTGGTAGGAGCTAGCTATGAACAAATCACCTTTACCCTTGGTGTCTGTCGTTATTCCAATGTTTAACGTCGGCCAATATATTGAGCAATGTATACAATCGGTGTTAGCACAAACATTTAAAAACTTTGAAGTAATATGTGTTGATGATGGCTGCACAGACGACACTTTACATAAACTTGCACGATTTCCTGACCCCAGAATCAAACTGATTCAGCAATCTAATCGCGGCTTATCGGGTGCTAGAAACACTGGCATCCTAGCTTCAAGAGGAATGTATGTTGCCCTGCTTGACGCGGATGACTTTTGGGCCAAAGAAAAACTAGCCCTACATATTAATCACCTCAACACTCGTTCAGATGTGGGCGTGAGTTACTGCCCTTCGTTGTTTGTAAACGAACATGGCAATTCTATGGGTATAGGGCAAAACCCAAAACTTAAACATATTACTACCAAAGACGTATTCTGCCGCAATCCAGTTGGAAATGGCTCAGCGCCAGTCATCAGAAAACGGCTATTAAAAGAAGTAGCTTTTGTAAGTGACAAAACCGGCAGAAAATGCATCTTTGATGAAGATTTACGTCAATCTGAGGACATCGAGCTATGGTTGCGTATCGCCCTACTTGGCAATTGGAAATTTGAAGGGATCAAAACCCCTCTAACTTTTTACCGTGTTAATGATGGCGGTCTGTCTTCTAACCTCATTAAACAATATGCAAGTTGGTGTTTAGCCATGCAGAAAAATCAAGCAGGATACGAGTGTTTTTTCAAACGCTACTTCGCCCTAGCTAGAGCCTATCAACTCAGGTATTTAGCACGGCGAGCCATTCGGTCTGGTGATGCTTGGCAGGCCATTAAACTGGTGCACAAAGCACTCCTTACCCAACCTAAAATAGTCATTGAAGAGCCCGCTCGTACTTTAGCAACCTATGGATGTGCACTAGTGTCGTTATTACCACACTGCCTTTATCGGATGCTAGAAAATACCGCTATGCGAATACTCCAAGTCCGCCGTACACATAGTCATTAATAGGAGTAGCGAAGTGAAACCCACCCACTCTGTCCGCAAAGATCCTGATATAATGAGTCTCCTGAGCCGCTTGCCTCTAGAAACGGCGGCGGTGCTTACCGACACTCAACTCAGTCATCTCAAGGTTGCCATCGGCAGTGGCCAATATCGCAAACACAAAGTAGATATTCGCGGCACTATCTCGCTGCCATTTTTTCCATCTCGCATCTACTTTGTATTACTGATGGGCCGCAACATTCGTAGCCTATCCCGACAAGAAAAATCGATTGCGATAACATCTATGATGTTATTAACAGTAATATTTTTAGTATTTAGCAGCGTACTCGGTTTGGCGATTATTTATGTACTTAAGTCAGCATTAGGAATAAATTTGCTGGAAGGTTATTCTTTGGGGCTGTGGGATTGGATTAAGAATTATTGATTTTGACTGTGAACAAACAGTAAGTTCGTCATCTTCAAAGGCAGATCAATATTGAGAATTTTTATGCTATAGAAATCACTTTCAGATTTGTTTACCTTTTTGCGTTTATTGGCTACGATAGCTGACAATTCACTGCCTATAGTTTAGATTACCTCACTCTCGAATATTACTTAACATATGATATAAGTTTAGAAGAATTTTCTATTCCTGAATTATCTTAAACAGCTTGCCCTAATCACCTATAAATACGCATCTAATAATATTCAAGAAGTAGTGCAATGGTCTGTTTCAGTTGTTTTTAATAAGACTTAATATAGCAAGGGCATGCTTTATACCGATAGAATTTTGACTGGCTTAGCAAGTCACTATCAATAGTGATTTGTGGATTCATTATTCCTATACATATTTTGTTATTTATTTTAATCCATAACCTTTTTTCTAGAATCTGCTTTAGCAGACCAAAACCTTATATTCCGCCATGATTTATATTCTTCGCCATTTACACAAGTAACCCAGATATGCTGCTGCCATGACGTAAAGTCTGCTCTTAGATAACGCTCTGCCGTCCAAGAACCAGCACAAATTTATCGTCATCGATAATAATAAGCGCTATGTCCTGCTTCTAGAAAGCCGCCAAAGGAATTGCTTTAACAACAAGTGCACTATCTCTACATGTCATCAACAGTGACATGGATTGAACATATTTATTGTGGCACGTCAAAACTGATTAACCGTTTTTACTCGGATGCATTCGAGTAAGCTACTTTGTTGCTGTCGCCATGAGTTAACATAGCGGTTTTGTTTAGTCATGGTATGCAGTCGTTCAACTATGCAAGGCTATGTTTTAAGTAATCCATATTCAGATAATAAATTTTTAACGCAAATAGCAGAATGAGCATCATTTGCTGCATATAATATCTGATGTTCGTGAAGTGGGTATTGTCCCCAATTTGACTTCTGAGCCCCCTTTCCTAGTCGATATTTAAGTACCATTGCTACCGCAGCCCTGGCTCCAATCTGATTTTCGTCACCCACTATATGCTTTAATTCAACAGATAAGTCTTGCGTGTTTACAATATTAATATTGAGTTTATGACGCAGCTCCTTATTATCACCCTTTATTCCAAATCCAATCTTTTGGATACTTGGGTTGCACAAGATAGCCCCAGCTGAAGACACGGCAAAAGGAAACCTAGTTGGGAATAGAAATGCTTTATTCTCTGTTGCAAGTTGAATCAAGGTTGGACCGGGGCTAGTTTGACCCTTACGAAAAATTGGCTTACTTTCAGTATCAAACCCAAGACAAACTTCAGTTTCTAACTCTTTTAAAGCTTTAGCCGCATCTAATTCGGTTTCTATAATGTCAATATTAGTAATGCTGAGACCAACATACAAAGGCAATCTTCGCACCTGTTCTTTAGTAAGACGTTCCAAGTTCTATCCCTAAAATTGTTTACTATTTATTTTTATCCGCTAACGATATAAAACTAACTTGAATTTTTATAATCATAGATAAAATACTAAAAACTATTCACTACAGAAGTCACCCAAAAAAGGAATAGTTAAATTTAACCAGCCCCTAAAACTACTCTATATTTGATAACTTATCGACATGAAAACTGACATAAACTTTAATAGTCTTTGAATTAATATGACATCCACCTTAACTTTGCGACTGAACTTCAAACGCTCTGCCTGCGACTCGACAACATTAATTGAAAAACAATTAACAATAAGTTGAACTTACGCTGTTACTGCTCCACTGAGTATGTAGTTTTTATATGTGTTCTCTTTTTTAAGCCTGATTTTCAATCAGGCTTTTTTTTTGCCCTTTTTGTCTTTAAAATAAACTTAGCCGCGCGGCCAATGCTTTTGACCTCCCCTGGACTCGATGCTCGCCAGTTATTAGGGGGGGTTAGTAGATCAATTTGCATTGGTGCAAATCGAGGTTTGCGATGTCGGGAACATCTGAAGCCAACCTGCTAAAATCCCTAATAGTTGGATGAAGAGCAATTATCATCGAGCGGCCTTTTTTGCCTACCTTTTTTGGCTGCAGCAAAAAATCAGGTTGAACGAAAGGATTCGTTTGAAAAAGGCATTGATGCCATTCGCGCAGCGCATAAATATTTAATAAAGAGAGAAAAACTGTGCCCCAAAAAATACAACTTACCAAAGAAGACCTTCGAAAAAACAAACCCCTTCGTGATGAATACCCATCTAAGCCAAAGATCCCTTTAGTCGTGTTACTAGACAACGTCACTAACAGTCACAATATCGGTGCATTTATTCGCTTGGCTGACGCGTTTGCTATCGAGAAAGTCATTGTCTGCGGCGAGCTAACAATTTCAGATAAAAAGTTAAATAAAGCCTCTAGAAATGAAGCGAAATGGGTTTGCGTTGAATACAGTGATAGCACGACTTCAAGCTTGCAAACATTATTGGACGAGGGATATGCCGTTTACAGTGTTGAGCTATGTCATGAGTCGGTTGATTATAGTGATGTCACTTACCCGGAGCGATGCGTGTTGGTATTTGGTAATGAACGTAAAGGTGTGAGTGAGCCCACATTAAAACTAAGCCATCGGCACATACATATCCCGATGTTTGGAATGGGTAACTCTTTGAACGTATCTACTGCTGGCG
Coding sequences:
- a CDS encoding sigma-54-dependent transcriptional regulator, which codes for MPNEFNASILFVDDEPEILTALTRLLRSKDLTVHTAISGEKGLQILEQQNIDIVVSDKNMPGMNGNEFLQKVAEQWPETVRIMLTAYTELNDVIAAINSGRVWSYMTKPWNNDELKLNIQQALNYSEFLAERSLLRHTLEQVQTKRKRNFMKFIGQSTAMQFVYDAIENCASSNASVFITGPSGAGKELAVDALHKLSSRKNHPLICLNCAAIPSELMESEIFGHIKGAFSGAVANRDGAATLADGGTLFLDELGEMDIGLQAKILRFIQTGTFKKVGNNKEEKVNIRFISATNREPFKAIEEGRLREDLYYRLNVISINIPPLKDRENDACQIAQYFLNRFSDIEQKVFVGLSSDAGTLIKNYSWPGNVRQLENTIHSAVVMSEDPLLTEQILASQLQLNQTQMAELLRKKSATAELESIYQASSNPINHLQDNKIHETSAVRSLAEVERAAIEHAIALCHDNIVKAASLLEVSPSTLYRKIQQWQD
- a CDS encoding oligosaccharide flippase family protein encodes the protein MFTTLQDETKRLLNNTSWLLATEMVAKISRVLVILALAANLGVVEYGTVMLALACHEIFKLILRSGAGAQIIQCTEKQLPIYARNGALLQWLVCLLLAATQAGLASPIANFYDNPELIPLISLMAIVYLFYPLVSIKVFLIQRQGNMKFYSIRNAMCIVAENISIVLFAVWDCGIISIVYGKWVFALLWIGLFYFTPVQHFGLDFQRSVFLKLTKTSGQLLSTELVRALRMQSDMLIGARLLSPELFGLYSFAKSAGVGLSQSINNAFNTALYPYLCEKHRNNQLKKHIPMVYLFTSSVSILFLIQAFLVPIYVPLLFSQAWQQNYMIVMVLCLAALPAVFIDTQCNLLRAKAEYQKELYVRLFCLIVTTVGLLVVQAANPENFVLTILTCSFLWLLTLIPWHKFEHIFTSPLFGRS
- a CDS encoding glycosyltransferase family 2 protein, which translates into the protein MNKSPLPLVSVVIPMFNVGQYIEQCIQSVLAQTFKNFEVICVDDGCTDDTLHKLARFPDPRIKLIQQSNRGLSGARNTGILASRGMYVALLDADDFWAKEKLALHINHLNTRSDVGVSYCPSLFVNEHGNSMGIGQNPKLKHITTKDVFCRNPVGNGSAPVIRKRLLKEVAFVSDKTGRKCIFDEDLRQSEDIELWLRIALLGNWKFEGIKTPLTFYRVNDGGLSSNLIKQYASWCLAMQKNQAGYECFFKRYFALARAYQLRYLARRAIRSGDAWQAIKLVHKALLTQPKIVIEEPARTLATYGCALVSLLPHCLYRMLENTAMRILQVRRTHSH
- a CDS encoding 3'-5' exonuclease, whose protein sequence is MERLTKEQVRRLPLYVGLSITNIDIIETELDAAKALKELETEVCLGFDTESKPIFRKGQTSPGPTLIQLATENKAFLFPTRFPFAVSSAGAILCNPSIQKIGFGIKGDNKELRHKLNINIVNTQDLSVELKHIVGDENQIGARAAVAMVLKYRLGKGAQKSNWGQYPLHEHQILYAANDAHSAICVKNLLSEYGLLKT
- a CDS encoding TrmH family RNA methyltransferase → MPQKIQLTKEDLRKNKPLRDEYPSKPKIPLVVLLDNVTNSHNIGAFIRLADAFAIEKVIVCGELTISDKKLNKASRNEAKWVCVEYSDSTTSSLQTLLDEGYAVYSVELCHESVDYSDVTYPERCVLVFGNERKGVSEPTLKLSHRHIHIPMFGMGNSLNVSTAGAIVLAECANQIRKSA